One window of the Janthinobacterium sp. PAMC25594 genome contains the following:
- a CDS encoding NAD(P)/FAD-dependent oxidoreductase has product MPAAEAQSQELKKQYRKQLFEAMDKHIQQQEQAHAGAHKHLLAAARASRPASELRVGIVGGGQAGMYAALLLEELGIGYRIFEASGERMGGRVKTHYFNDKPHQYAELGAMRFPHTWMQSRLFNFWDYLNATADSVPGGAPIERIPYVLFDQNQAQDAGNLMCFNGRPPVTRNAVAKDNTLLGFDAAFDSGEFAYFKDKQGRLKPAQALLTAALAPFMELLDDGQIDAAWERMLRFDTYSGRSYLQEIGDGQRPYPAAIVDYMETVLSYTGVYDLAFTEMLLDNFSFEEKNWSAMDGGTDRVTQEMVKRIPAERVQMGAKVFRLEERDGKPVLHYRHGDGALAQEAEFDHVIMTLPFSALRFIDTPANWPASKYDAIRTLKMTNAVKVALGFKSRFWESTGPYSTHMAGGQSNTDLPVRSVVYPSFGIGEPGPAYLLASYCWQNDADKFSHLSEQEMFDTCLRHLVTLHGEVAREQYLGHGAAVTWNQEPLAGGGFEFFAPGQFTRKFLAARQPVGNVHFAGEHLDMVHYWIAGAYDSAFRSVWELTLQEGLLNRKLMHRLRDALGGGLVLPTMIPYFGDEGIAALAREVFSDQASV; this is encoded by the coding sequence ATGCCAGCAGCAGAAGCGCAGTCCCAGGAGTTGAAAAAACAGTACCGGAAACAGTTATTCGAAGCCATGGACAAACACATCCAGCAGCAGGAGCAGGCCCATGCGGGTGCGCACAAGCATCTGCTGGCCGCCGCCCGGGCCTCGCGGCCAGCAAGCGAGCTGCGTGTCGGCATCGTCGGCGGCGGCCAGGCCGGCATGTACGCCGCGTTGTTGCTGGAAGAACTAGGCATCGGCTACCGCATCTTTGAAGCGTCCGGCGAACGCATGGGCGGCCGGGTGAAAACCCATTACTTCAACGACAAGCCGCACCAGTACGCCGAGCTGGGCGCGATGCGTTTCCCGCACACCTGGATGCAGAGCCGCCTGTTCAATTTCTGGGACTACCTCAACGCGACCGCCGACAGCGTGCCGGGCGGCGCGCCGATCGAGCGCATTCCCTATGTGCTCTTCGACCAAAACCAGGCGCAGGATGCCGGCAACCTGATGTGCTTCAACGGCCGTCCGCCGGTGACGCGCAACGCGGTCGCCAAGGACAATACGCTGCTCGGCTTTGACGCCGCCTTCGACAGCGGCGAGTTCGCTTACTTCAAGGATAAGCAGGGCCGCTTGAAACCCGCGCAAGCGCTGCTGACGGCCGCGCTGGCGCCTTTCATGGAGCTGCTTGACGACGGCCAGATCGATGCGGCCTGGGAACGCATGCTGCGTTTCGATACCTATTCGGGGCGCAGCTATCTTCAAGAGATAGGCGATGGCCAGCGGCCGTATCCGGCAGCCATCGTCGATTACATGGAAACCGTGCTCAGCTACACCGGCGTGTATGACCTGGCGTTCACAGAAATGCTGCTCGATAATTTCTCGTTTGAAGAGAAAAACTGGTCGGCCATGGACGGCGGCACCGACCGCGTCACGCAGGAGATGGTCAAACGCATCCCGGCCGAACGCGTGCAGATGGGCGCCAAGGTATTCCGCCTGGAAGAGCGCGACGGCAAGCCGGTGCTGCATTACCGCCATGGTGACGGCGCGCTGGCACAGGAAGCCGAGTTCGATCACGTCATCATGACGTTGCCATTCAGCGCGCTGCGCTTCATCGACACGCCGGCCAACTGGCCAGCCAGCAAGTACGACGCCATCCGCACGCTCAAAATGACCAATGCAGTCAAGGTCGCGCTCGGTTTCAAGAGCCGCTTTTGGGAAAGCACAGGCCCCTATAGCACGCACATGGCGGGCGGCCAGAGCAATACCGACCTGCCGGTGCGCAGCGTGGTCTACCCGTCGTTCGGCATCGGCGAACCTGGCCCGGCCTACCTGCTGGCCAGCTATTGCTGGCAGAACGACGCCGACAAGTTTTCCCACCTCTCGGAACAAGAGATGTTCGATACCTGCCTGCGCCATCTGGTCACGCTGCACGGCGAAGTGGCGCGCGAACAGTATCTGGGCCATGGCGCGGCGGTGACCTGGAACCAGGAACCGCTGGCCGGCGGCGGCTTTGAATTCTTCGCGCCGGGACAGTTCACGCGCAAGTTCCTGGCCGCGCGCCAGCCGGTGGGCAACGTCCACTTCGCCGGCGAGCATCTGGACATGGTGCATTACTGGATCGCCGGCGCCTACGATTCGGCCTTCCGCAGCGTATGGGAACTGACGCTCCAGGAAGGCTTGCTGAACCGCAAGCTGATGCACCGCTTGCGCGATGCGCTGGGCGGCGGGCTGGTCTTGCCGACCATGATTCCGTATTTCGGCGACGAGGGCATCGCCGCCTTGGCACGCGAGGTATTTTCCGACCAGGCATCCGTCTGA
- a CDS encoding lipoxygenase family protein, translating into MSDNKSYAGSGAYTAGLRAPLRSLYKSASAPEANARASDVIAPQFVYSGLTSADLNYDSSEYPQSGTFGGVLPPWLDDINTVPQNWQATAADKQDSLDRQTQVSAAMSYIANHVPGQQYNGTTTAQIIEQYFTQGMWDPSLFSQQQVAALSGNWVADDGELARQRLGSANPNVIKLADAASYDIAAWTGAASNGAQLSALQATLSAAQNAGALFVCDYRPVLGAAVTGQLVRKGSHLAAPLCFFTIDASGAALTPQAIQISATDSGAYIFTPTDAADPQRDAWLLAKLWVASSDQQWWFSGSHLFNTHTIDMLFGTAALNQILTGVLPANHALVILAKPYLQKSFNINSGVIGMKADISDTPIYQKGSFCDNVLPTGRVGLYSVISSLYQNYRFDDNAFPAQISKRGLNSGPITKVVFPYRDDGQRWWTAVNNFVSGIVNATYANDAAVAADAGLNGWMNAVQAAFNHDGATRFTWTPSVACLNSVFSNLLFTCSVQHTAVNNTMFNAWGFIPNGAFAMQAPPPANAAAVSRQTVLASLPNPAQVVSDKNNTIQPQISFVMSGTSVVSETLGVTPASGADMQQIYPYAAGSPQQAAVGAFWNEIWQGPASVTSVIGANQQARVASWRGATPVPNSLAYYYLSANLVAWQAPQHLNAATTNAIQI; encoded by the coding sequence ATGAGCGACAACAAATCCTACGCCGGTTCCGGCGCCTACACCGCCGGCCTGCGCGCACCGCTGCGCAGCTTGTACAAGAGCGCGAGCGCGCCCGAGGCGAACGCGCGCGCCAGCGACGTGATAGCGCCACAATTTGTCTACAGCGGGCTGACCTCGGCCGACCTCAACTACGATAGCAGCGAGTATCCGCAGAGCGGCACCTTCGGCGGCGTGCTGCCGCCGTGGCTAGACGACATCAACACGGTGCCGCAGAACTGGCAGGCCACGGCCGCCGACAAACAGGACTCCCTCGACCGTCAGACGCAAGTGTCCGCGGCGATGAGCTACATCGCCAACCATGTGCCGGGCCAGCAGTACAACGGCACGACCACCGCCCAGATCATCGAGCAGTATTTTACCCAGGGCATGTGGGATCCGAGCCTCTTCTCCCAACAGCAGGTGGCTGCGCTGAGCGGCAACTGGGTCGCCGACGACGGCGAACTGGCGCGCCAGCGCCTCGGTAGCGCCAACCCCAACGTGATCAAGCTGGCCGACGCCGCCAGCTACGACATCGCCGCCTGGACAGGCGCGGCCAGCAACGGCGCGCAACTGTCCGCCCTGCAAGCGACCCTGAGCGCCGCCCAGAACGCCGGCGCATTGTTCGTCTGCGACTACCGGCCGGTGCTGGGCGCCGCCGTCACCGGCCAGTTGGTGCGCAAGGGCAGCCACCTGGCCGCGCCGCTGTGCTTCTTCACCATCGACGCCAGCGGCGCCGCACTCACGCCGCAGGCGATACAGATCAGCGCCACCGACAGCGGCGCCTACATCTTCACGCCGACCGACGCGGCCGACCCGCAGCGCGACGCCTGGCTGCTGGCCAAACTCTGGGTAGCCTCATCCGACCAGCAATGGTGGTTCAGCGGCTCCCACCTGTTCAACACCCACACCATCGACATGCTGTTCGGCACGGCAGCGCTGAACCAGATCCTGACCGGCGTGCTGCCGGCCAACCATGCGCTGGTGATCCTGGCCAAGCCCTATCTGCAAAAATCGTTCAACATCAACAGCGGCGTAATCGGCATGAAGGCCGATATCAGCGACACGCCCATTTATCAGAAAGGCAGTTTTTGCGACAATGTGCTGCCGACCGGGCGCGTCGGCCTGTATTCCGTCATCAGCAGCCTGTACCAGAACTACCGCTTTGACGATAACGCCTTTCCGGCGCAAATCAGCAAGCGCGGCCTGAACAGCGGTCCGATCACCAAGGTGGTGTTTCCATATCGCGATGACGGCCAGCGATGGTGGACGGCGGTCAACAACTTCGTCAGCGGCATCGTCAACGCCACCTACGCCAACGACGCCGCCGTGGCCGCCGACGCCGGCCTGAACGGCTGGATGAATGCGGTGCAAGCGGCCTTCAACCACGATGGCGCCACGCGCTTTACCTGGACGCCCAGCGTGGCCTGCCTGAACAGCGTGTTCAGCAACCTGCTGTTCACCTGCTCGGTGCAGCACACCGCCGTCAACAACACCATGTTCAACGCCTGGGGCTTCATCCCGAATGGCGCCTTCGCCATGCAGGCACCGCCGCCGGCCAACGCCGCCGCCGTCTCGCGCCAGACCGTGCTCGCTTCGCTGCCGAATCCGGCACAAGTCGTCAGCGACAAGAACAACACCATTCAACCGCAGATTTCATTCGTGATGTCGGGCACCAGCGTGGTCAGCGAAACCCTGGGCGTCACTCCCGCCAGCGGGGCCGACATGCAGCAGATTTATCCCTACGCGGCCGGCTCGCCGCAACAGGCGGCCGTCGGCGCTTTCTGGAACGAGATCTGGCAAGGCCCGGCGTCGGTGACGTCGGTGATCGGCGCCAACCAGCAAGCCCGCGTAGCCTCCTGGCGCGGCGCCACGCCGGTGCCGAACAGCCTGGCGTATTACTACCTCAGCGCCAACCTGGTTGCGTGGCAAGCGCCACAGCATCTGAACGCGGCGACCACCAACGCCATCCAGATCTGA
- a CDS encoding thiamine pyrophosphate-binding protein has product MPNNYLLTQQQYRRQFGAPQALPEAAPVANASASASLLQAPTAAPGEEVDTVATYLNKRLAEIGVRHVMAIPGDYISEWVETLDGPDNAGLVRVHPNNEMCATYAADGCGRAVPGSVGCVATTYGVGALNAVQAVAGAFVENVPMVLINGSPSAAQFNSQRDQGVLWHHMFDGAYTDLRVLREVTRMAVRIDNPAYAADLIDAALTACITDSKPVYIEIANQMEAYKLSNVGSRPPLLKSPVPQTPISLGEAVAATLPLLLQAKNLVVLGGVELARFGLQDAFANLLRTLKAPYLSSLLGKSVLSEYDAPYFAGTYNGKNSQQNVQDLVRSADLILSLGVQETDFNFSGLARTDYNPDLPPPLPMSAAIEVRMGAARLNGGVAGGLYWGDVALGSFISTLNEVISRPNGTVMAVLVQNYPSLAPVQQALLNADGKLPAAPFPAIVGPVWDIPLPSTFASDAQITWDSFKSLLHHDYLDTFGNDENGDAPVVLADTGLTFYNLNNIKSPQNGYIAQLAWGAIGYSPAASCGVKLALQAAGSKRRVVSVSGDGAFAESCNAIGTLAELGLDNVVFVMANGVFAIEQFLINANAFAPGSTNKFAPLCRVPQTALWDWTALARGFGGVGYEASTNAELAAILEKIKAGSPPGPQPHGPGISGGSGGCTFGGGAPLAPHSTFTLVAVRNVCKDLPSNTRWKLDGTPPAANHAIV; this is encoded by the coding sequence ATGCCTAACAATTATTTATTGACTCAGCAACAATACCGGCGTCAGTTCGGCGCTCCGCAAGCGCTGCCTGAGGCCGCGCCAGTGGCCAATGCCAGCGCCAGCGCCAGCTTGCTGCAAGCGCCGACGGCGGCACCCGGCGAGGAGGTCGACACCGTCGCCACCTATCTGAACAAGCGGCTGGCCGAGATCGGCGTGCGCCACGTCATGGCCATTCCCGGCGACTACATCAGCGAATGGGTCGAGACGCTCGACGGGCCTGACAACGCCGGCCTGGTGCGCGTCCACCCGAACAACGAGATGTGCGCCACCTACGCCGCCGACGGCTGCGGCCGCGCCGTTCCCGGCTCTGTCGGTTGCGTGGCCACCACCTATGGCGTCGGCGCACTGAACGCGGTGCAGGCGGTAGCCGGCGCCTTCGTTGAAAACGTGCCCATGGTGCTGATTAACGGTTCGCCGTCGGCGGCCCAGTTCAATTCGCAACGCGACCAGGGCGTGCTGTGGCACCACATGTTCGACGGTGCGTATACCGACCTGCGCGTGCTGCGCGAAGTCACGCGCATGGCGGTGCGCATCGACAATCCGGCGTATGCCGCCGACCTGATCGACGCCGCCCTGACCGCCTGCATCACCGATTCCAAGCCGGTGTACATTGAAATTGCCAACCAGATGGAGGCGTATAAATTAAGCAACGTCGGTTCGCGCCCGCCGCTGCTCAAATCGCCCGTGCCGCAAACGCCGATTTCGCTGGGCGAGGCGGTGGCGGCGACGCTGCCGCTGCTGCTCCAGGCAAAAAATCTGGTGGTATTGGGCGGCGTGGAATTGGCGCGTTTCGGCTTGCAGGATGCGTTCGCCAATCTGCTCAGGACGCTGAAGGCGCCGTATCTGTCCAGCCTGCTCGGCAAGAGCGTCCTCAGCGAATATGACGCGCCGTATTTCGCCGGCACCTACAACGGCAAGAACTCGCAGCAGAACGTGCAGGATCTGGTGCGCTCCGCCGACCTGATCCTCAGCCTGGGCGTGCAGGAGACCGACTTCAACTTCTCCGGCCTGGCCAGGACCGATTACAACCCGGACCTGCCGCCACCGCTGCCGATGAGCGCGGCCATCGAAGTGCGCATGGGCGCGGCGCGCCTGAACGGCGGCGTGGCGGGCGGCCTGTATTGGGGCGACGTTGCCCTTGGCAGTTTCATCAGCACCCTCAACGAGGTGATCAGCCGGCCGAATGGCACCGTCATGGCGGTGCTGGTGCAGAACTATCCGTCGCTGGCGCCGGTCCAGCAGGCGCTGCTCAACGCCGACGGCAAATTGCCGGCGGCGCCCTTCCCCGCCATCGTCGGCCCGGTGTGGGACATTCCACTGCCATCCACCTTTGCCAGCGATGCGCAGATCACCTGGGACAGTTTCAAGTCACTGCTGCACCACGATTATCTGGACACCTTCGGCAACGACGAAAACGGCGACGCGCCGGTAGTGCTGGCCGACACCGGCCTGACGTTCTACAACCTGAACAATATCAAGTCGCCGCAAAACGGCTATATCGCCCAGCTGGCATGGGGCGCGATTGGCTACTCGCCAGCGGCCAGCTGCGGCGTCAAGCTGGCGCTGCAAGCGGCCGGCAGCAAGCGCCGCGTGGTCTCCGTTTCCGGCGATGGCGCTTTTGCCGAAAGCTGCAACGCCATCGGCACGTTGGCCGAGCTGGGCCTGGACAACGTGGTGTTCGTCATGGCCAACGGCGTGTTTGCCATCGAGCAATTCCTGATCAACGCCAACGCCTTCGCGCCCGGCTCGACCAATAAATTCGCGCCACTGTGCCGGGTGCCGCAAACGGCTTTGTGGGACTGGACCGCGCTGGCGCGCGGTTTCGGTGGCGTGGGCTACGAGGCAAGCACCAATGCGGAACTGGCGGCCATCCTCGAAAAAATCAAGGCCGGCTCGCCACCGGGGCCGCAGCCGCATGGGCCGGGCATCAGCGGCGGCAGCGGCGGCTGCACCTTTGGCGGTGGCGCGCCGCTGGCGCCGCACTCCACCTTCACGCTGGTGGCGGTGCGCAACGTCTGCAAGGACTTGCCAAGCAACACGCGCTGGAAGCTGGACGGCACGCCGCCCGCCGCCAATCACGCCATCGTCTGA
- a CDS encoding FAD-dependent oxidoreductase encodes MSTNIQDLLGEQDDPVIAEYLSIIKNGLPKTTRPQKIAIVGAGMAGLVSAQLLAEAGHEVSLFEAGSRIGGRVHTLRGERYFGRADLYGEAGAMRLPLQIHHLLRTYICKYSVPTNFFYQVDVKRDTIKEQDQLAVLSGAVVAAPALKAYQSWTYVNGIKLRTGDYLKHEYPGKALGYDLSNLPQAQQRMNGPTLLASVTDFVKDFVNAAPRENWPEAIARYDSYSINGFLRQFSLLSAEGVEFVEVMQNLESRRALSFVQNLIEMSLINSDNMYWEITGGSDNLVRAWLAPLKAAGVRVCFNQWLQSVEWSDKGDRAQLNFQPYDATWDGVVGLGAELAEHSHPSRVSADHVILTVPTPCLRTVDFSPMLPHAKRKMIRQLYYDSACKVLMSFDERFWETRDNIWGGGSLTDLANRTIYYPSHGFGESSGVLLASYTWETEAHGWGSLNNEQRIQFALDGVAQVHGDYVRKHFIAGHSVNWDDSPLAMGEAAMFAPGQLSELQADVAPPVGNLHFAGDWTTLRHAWIEGAIESGIRASLEIEPTVAAKADAAMYAPIPPTIL; translated from the coding sequence ATGAGCACAAACATCCAGGACTTGCTGGGCGAGCAGGATGATCCTGTCATCGCCGAGTACTTGTCCATTATTAAAAACGGTCTGCCGAAAACCACGCGGCCGCAGAAAATCGCCATCGTCGGCGCCGGCATGGCCGGTCTGGTGTCGGCGCAGCTGCTGGCCGAAGCCGGCCATGAGGTAAGCCTGTTCGAGGCCGGCAGCCGCATCGGCGGGCGCGTCCACACGCTGCGCGGCGAACGTTACTTCGGCCGCGCTGATCTGTACGGCGAAGCCGGCGCGATGCGGCTGCCGCTGCAGATTCACCACCTGCTGCGCACCTATATCTGCAAGTACTCGGTGCCGACCAACTTCTTTTACCAGGTCGACGTCAAGCGCGACACCATCAAGGAGCAAGATCAGCTGGCGGTGCTGTCCGGCGCCGTGGTCGCCGCGCCGGCGCTCAAGGCGTATCAATCCTGGACCTACGTCAACGGCATCAAACTGCGCACCGGCGACTATCTGAAGCATGAATATCCGGGCAAGGCGCTCGGTTATGACCTGAGCAATCTGCCGCAGGCACAGCAGCGCATGAACGGGCCGACGCTACTGGCCAGCGTGACCGACTTCGTCAAGGACTTCGTCAATGCCGCGCCGCGCGAGAACTGGCCGGAAGCGATCGCGCGCTACGACAGCTATTCGATCAACGGCTTCCTGCGCCAGTTCTCGCTGCTGTCGGCTGAAGGCGTGGAATTCGTCGAGGTGATGCAAAACCTGGAGAGCCGGCGCGCGCTGTCGTTCGTGCAGAACCTGATCGAAATGTCGCTGATTAACTCCGACAATATGTATTGGGAAATCACCGGCGGCAGCGACAATCTGGTGCGCGCGTGGCTCGCGCCGCTCAAGGCCGCCGGCGTGCGCGTGTGCTTCAATCAATGGCTGCAAAGCGTGGAATGGTCCGACAAGGGCGATCGCGCGCAGCTCAACTTTCAACCTTACGACGCCACATGGGACGGCGTCGTCGGCCTGGGCGCGGAGCTGGCGGAGCACAGCCACCCTTCGCGCGTCAGCGCCGACCACGTGATCTTGACCGTGCCCACGCCCTGCCTGCGCACGGTCGATTTCAGCCCCATGCTGCCGCACGCCAAGCGCAAGATGATACGCCAGCTGTACTACGATTCCGCCTGCAAGGTTCTGATGAGCTTTGACGAACGTTTCTGGGAAACCCGCGACAACATCTGGGGCGGCGGCTCGTTGACGGACCTGGCCAACCGCACCATCTACTACCCCAGCCACGGCTTCGGCGAGTCCAGCGGCGTGCTGTTGGCCAGCTATACCTGGGAGACCGAGGCGCATGGCTGGGGTTCGCTCAACAACGAGCAGCGCATCCAGTTCGCGCTGGACGGCGTAGCCCAGGTGCACGGCGACTACGTGCGCAAGCATTTCATCGCCGGCCACTCGGTCAACTGGGATGACAGTCCGCTGGCGATGGGCGAGGCGGCGATGTTTGCGCCGGGCCAGCTCAGCGAGCTGCAAGCGGACGTCGCGCCGCCGGTCGGCAATCTGCACTTCGCCGGCGACTGGACCACGCTGCGCCACGCATGGATCGAGGGCGCGATCGAATCGGGAATTCGCGCGTCGCTGGAGATCGAGCCGACAGTCGCTGCCAAGGCCGATGCGGCGATGTACGCGCCGATACCGCCGACCATTCTCTGA
- a CDS encoding acid phosphatase — MKDLAPALPADPADQPANPSRRRIFQAASAVGLAASLPALADAAPARKTIARGSLDAKLKAHVKNVVVIYLENRSFNNLFANFPGTSAPLSAVTAEQARQLDRDGKPLATLPKIWGGLVPNQQNIGGTDYLIKEEQISGLPNAPYKLSDAAGKPLPESIITRDLVHRFYNNQMQINGGKNDGFAAWADSGGLVMGHYGETSKNLNLWQIAEQYTLCDNFFMAAFGGSYMNHQFLVTGRANEYFNAAETAAKKKIAVLSDGPQGVRLAISPECPASALDGKPKYVNDGALTPDGYAVNTMAPPYQPSYVRPAFDGDPLHADPADANTLPPQTYDTIGDLLSRKGVSWAWYGGGWQAALDQKGGGSKPNFQFHHQPLNYFKQFAPGTAARAEHLRDGGTGDSPISNKFLAAAVAGKLPAVTFYKPQGNLNLHAGYSDIESGDQHVANIIQHLKESPQWKDMIVVITFDENGGWWDHVAPPKGDRWGPGTRIPAIVVSPYAKKGAVDHSFYDTTSILRLITRLHDLPLLEGLKVRNDAFASRGALPPGDLTGALSFR; from the coding sequence GTGAAGGACCTCGCCCCCGCCCTGCCAGCCGATCCGGCCGACCAACCCGCCAATCCCTCGCGCCGGCGCATTTTTCAGGCCGCTTCCGCAGTCGGCCTGGCCGCCAGTCTGCCGGCGCTGGCCGACGCCGCGCCCGCCAGAAAGACCATCGCCAGGGGTTCGCTCGACGCGAAACTCAAGGCCCACGTCAAGAACGTGGTCGTGATCTACCTGGAAAACCGCAGCTTCAACAACCTGTTCGCCAACTTCCCCGGCACCAGCGCGCCCCTGTCCGCCGTCACGGCGGAACAGGCGCGGCAGCTGGACCGCGACGGCAAGCCGCTGGCCACCCTGCCGAAGATCTGGGGCGGCCTGGTGCCGAACCAGCAAAATATCGGCGGCACCGATTACCTGATCAAGGAAGAGCAGATTTCCGGTCTGCCGAACGCGCCCTACAAACTGAGCGACGCGGCCGGCAAGCCCCTGCCCGAGAGCATCATCACGCGCGACCTCGTGCACCGCTTCTATAACAACCAGATGCAGATCAACGGCGGCAAGAACGACGGCTTTGCCGCGTGGGCCGACAGCGGCGGCCTGGTGATGGGCCACTACGGCGAAACGTCGAAAAACCTGAACCTGTGGCAGATCGCCGAGCAGTACACCTTGTGCGACAACTTCTTCATGGCGGCCTTCGGCGGCTCCTACATGAACCACCAGTTCCTCGTCACGGGCCGCGCCAACGAATACTTCAATGCCGCCGAGACGGCGGCGAAGAAAAAGATCGCCGTGCTGTCCGATGGCCCGCAAGGCGTGCGCCTGGCGATCTCTCCCGAGTGCCCCGCCTCCGCGCTCGATGGCAAGCCGAAGTACGTGAACGACGGCGCCCTCACGCCGGACGGCTATGCCGTCAACACCATGGCGCCGCCATATCAACCGAGTTACGTCCGCCCCGCCTTCGATGGCGATCCGCTGCATGCCGACCCGGCCGACGCGAACACCCTGCCACCGCAAACCTATGACACCATCGGCGACCTGTTGTCGCGCAAGGGCGTCAGCTGGGCGTGGTACGGCGGCGGCTGGCAAGCGGCGCTCGACCAGAAGGGTGGCGGCAGCAAGCCGAATTTCCAGTTCCACCACCAGCCGCTGAACTACTTCAAGCAGTTCGCGCCTGGCACGGCTGCGCGCGCCGAGCACCTGCGCGACGGCGGCACGGGCGACAGCCCGATCTCGAACAAATTCCTCGCCGCCGCCGTGGCGGGCAAGCTGCCGGCCGTGACCTTCTACAAGCCGCAGGGCAACCTGAACCTGCACGCGGGCTATTCGGATATCGAATCGGGCGACCAGCACGTGGCCAACATCATCCAGCATCTGAAGGAATCGCCGCAGTGGAAAGACATGATCGTGGTGATCACGTTTGACGAAAACGGCGGCTGGTGGGACCACGTGGCGCCGCCCAAGGGCGACCGCTGGGGCCCGGGCACGCGCATTCCCGCCATCGTCGTCTCGCCGTACGCGAAAAAAGGCGCCGTCGACCACAGTTTTTATGACACGACGTCGATCCTGCGCCTGATCACGCGCCTGCACGATCTGCCGCTGCTCGAAGGCCTGAAAGTGCGCAACGACGCGTTTGCGTCACGCGGCGCGCTGCCGCCGGGCGACTTGACTGGCGCCTTGAGCTTCCGTTAA
- the dbpA gene encoding ATP-dependent RNA helicase DbpA — translation MNTTTATTNSFSSLPLTPAFLANLDSLGYHEMTTIQAQSLPAVLDGRDLIAQAKTGSGKTAAFGIGILHKLNPAWFAVQGLVLCPTRELADQVANELRRLARAAGNIKILTLTGGAPMRPQIASLEHGAHIVVGTPGRMRDHLGRGTINLSHVQTLVLDEADRMTDMGFYEEIAGIVSACPARRQTLLFSATYPEDIRRATASFLVNPLEVTVEAQHDNDKIEQRFYEIGFDERNGAVGKLLKHFKPESTLAFCNTKVHCRELADELRQQGFSALALYGELEQRERDEILVLFANRSCSVLVATDVAARGLDISDLGAVINVDVSKDTEVHIHRIGRTGRGSKKGLALSLCAPNEKKWVKLIEQYQNSAAEWHDLKELAEDDGIEALPAPMVTLCIMGGKKDKLRPGDLLGALTGDAGLTKEQVGKINVFEFMTYVALDRKVAEAAFKRLNAGNSLGRDFGNIKGRSFKMRFIEA, via the coding sequence ATGAACACCACCACCGCCACCACCAATTCTTTTTCCAGCCTGCCGCTGACGCCCGCCTTTTTGGCCAACCTGGACTCGCTCGGCTACCACGAGATGACCACCATCCAGGCGCAAAGCCTGCCGGCGGTGCTCGATGGCCGCGACCTGATCGCGCAAGCGAAAACGGGCAGCGGCAAGACGGCCGCCTTCGGCATCGGCATCCTGCACAAGCTCAATCCGGCCTGGTTTGCCGTGCAGGGCCTGGTGCTGTGCCCCACGCGCGAACTGGCCGACCAGGTAGCCAATGAATTGCGCCGCCTGGCGCGCGCGGCCGGCAACATCAAGATCCTGACCCTGACGGGCGGCGCGCCGATGCGCCCGCAAATCGCCTCGCTGGAACACGGCGCCCATATCGTCGTCGGTACGCCGGGCCGCATGCGCGACCACCTGGGCCGCGGCACCATCAACCTGAGCCACGTGCAGACGCTGGTGCTCGATGAAGCGGACCGCATGACGGACATGGGCTTTTACGAGGAAATCGCCGGCATCGTCAGCGCCTGCCCGGCACGCCGCCAGACCCTGCTGTTCTCGGCCACGTATCCGGAAGACATCCGCCGCGCCACGGCATCGTTCCTCGTCAATCCGCTGGAAGTGACGGTCGAGGCGCAGCACGACAACGACAAGATCGAGCAGCGCTTCTATGAAATCGGCTTCGACGAACGCAATGGCGCCGTCGGCAAGCTGCTGAAACACTTCAAGCCGGAATCGACCTTGGCCTTCTGCAACACCAAGGTGCATTGCCGCGAACTGGCCGACGAACTGCGCCAGCAAGGCTTTTCCGCGCTGGCCCTGTATGGTGAGCTGGAACAGCGCGAGCGCGATGAAATCCTGGTGCTGTTCGCCAACCGCAGCTGCTCCGTGCTGGTCGCCACCGACGTCGCCGCGCGCGGCCTCGATATCTCCGACCTGGGCGCCGTGATCAACGTCGACGTCTCGAAAGACACGGAAGTCCACATCCACCGCATCGGCCGCACTGGCCGCGGCAGCAAGAAGGGCCTGGCCCTGTCGCTGTGCGCGCCGAACGAGAAAAAATGGGTCAAGCTGATCGAGCAGTACCAGAACAGCGCCGCCGAATGGCACGACCTGAAGGAACTGGCGGAAGATGACGGGATCGAGGCGCTGCCGGCGCCGATGGTCACCCTGTGCATCATGGGCGGCAAGAAGGACAAGCTGCGTCCGGGCGATTTGCTGGGCGCATTGACGGGCGATGCGGGCCTGACGAAGGAGCAAGTGGGCAAGATCAACGTGTTCGAGTTCATGACCTACGTGGCGCTGGACCGCAAGGTGGCCGAAGCGGCCTTCAAGCGCCTCAACGCCGGTAACTCCCTGGGCCGCGACTTCGGCAACATCAAGGGCCGCAGCTTCAAGATGCGCTTTATCGAGGCGTAA